In Exiguobacterium sibiricum 7-3, a genomic segment contains:
- a CDS encoding ABC transporter permease subunit: MKKSDSTLRELIRFECYKLLQQRFLWLLLLVILIAGLYFSVQRIGWPWADRVNTGFEGELTTEMIARAEAGSEAYVKKSHPTAEEKKQNASYHNVLEAASAYGKQSKDVSSLRQEGKEASTVYEKRQFSLQADLTEAIDYRPVGNYQTFDQLLTFSGTGGYALLAVVLIFGTAVSFSNEYQTGVAAYLYSSRHGRKQLLTAKLLVSVALITGTILIYNLVQLLCFFRGHSGWDIPIQAAYGNSPYPLTFAELYGISVLYQWVIAVSLVIVLLFLSMLIKQTVVAVFLGGLIVGGPFLIETVLFNTETPEFMWTLVKFTQGQALSVYVLFREYVTVNIFGYPILLPIAVLVVTLITTLILIKLMYRVIGRRMA, from the coding sequence ATGAAAAAATCAGACAGTACGTTGCGGGAGTTAATCCGCTTTGAGTGTTACAAATTGTTGCAGCAACGCTTTTTATGGTTGTTGCTGCTTGTCATCTTGATTGCCGGATTGTACTTTTCCGTGCAACGGATAGGATGGCCGTGGGCGGATCGTGTCAACACAGGGTTTGAAGGGGAACTGACGACAGAAATGATTGCGCGTGCGGAAGCGGGGAGTGAAGCCTATGTCAAAAAAAGTCATCCGACAGCAGAGGAAAAGAAACAAAATGCTTCCTATCATAACGTGCTCGAGGCTGCATCCGCTTATGGCAAGCAATCCAAAGATGTCTCTTCGCTCCGTCAGGAAGGAAAGGAGGCATCCACTGTATATGAAAAACGTCAATTCTCATTACAAGCTGATTTGACGGAAGCGATTGATTATCGTCCGGTCGGAAACTATCAAACGTTTGATCAATTGCTGACGTTTTCAGGAACCGGTGGATATGCCTTGTTGGCAGTGGTCCTGATTTTCGGAACAGCAGTCAGTTTCTCGAATGAATATCAGACCGGTGTTGCGGCATATCTGTATTCTTCACGGCACGGGAGAAAACAATTATTGACGGCCAAGCTGCTGGTATCCGTTGCACTGATAACGGGGACGATTCTAATCTACAATCTGGTTCAACTGCTATGTTTCTTCCGCGGGCATTCCGGTTGGGATATTCCGATCCAAGCGGCTTACGGTAACTCACCTTACCCGTTGACGTTCGCTGAATTATACGGGATTTCCGTATTGTATCAGTGGGTGATTGCCGTTTCGCTTGTCATCGTCCTGTTGTTCCTGTCGATGTTGATTAAACAGACGGTGGTCGCTGTATTCCTCGGTGGACTTATCGTCGGCGGACCTTTTCTGATTGAAACGGTTCTGTTTAATACAGAAACACCGGAGTTCATGTGGACTTTGGTGAAGTTCACACAGGGACAGGCACTAAGTGTTTACGTTTTATTCCGGGAGTATGTGACGGTTAATATCTTCGGTTATCCGATCTTGTTACCGATTGCCGTACTTGTTGTCACACTTATCACGACGCTCATTCTAATCAAACTGATGTACCGGGTAATTGGTCGGAGAATGGCATGA